In Phaseolus vulgaris cultivar G19833 chromosome 10, P. vulgaris v2.0, whole genome shotgun sequence, a single genomic region encodes these proteins:
- the LOC137818277 gene encoding probably inactive leucine-rich repeat receptor-like protein kinase At5g48380, which yields MVLHSWILSYNVVSFLLLISCGMTYGTETDIFCLRSIKEALEDPSNYLKFSWDFNNRTEGFICKFIGVECWHPDENRVLNLKLSNMGLKGQFPRAIQNCSSLTGLDLSINKLSGTIPEDISTLVPFVTSLDLSSNDFSGAIPVTLSNCTFLNSLKLDQNGLTGQIPLQLGILPRIKTFSVSYNLLMGQVPSFGHSVSVNYANNQGLCGGNGLGTCQTKNSKSNMAVIAGAAAGGVTLAALGLAIGMFFFVRRVSFKKEEDPEGNKWARSLKGTKQIKVSMFEKSISKMKLVDLMKATNNFSNTNIIGSGRTGTVYKAVIGDGTTLMVKRLQESQYPEKEFMSEMGTLGTVKHRNLVPLLGFCMAKKERLLVYKNMPNGNLHDQLHPADGVSTLDWTTRLKIAVGAAKGFAWLHHSCNPRIIHRNISSKCILLDADFEPKISDFGLARLMNPIDTHLSTFVNGEFGDLGYVAPEYARTLIATPKGDVYSFGTVLLELVTGERPTNVAKAQETFKGNLVEWITELTNNAKLHDAIDESLVNKDVDSELFQFLKVACNCVLPTPKERPTMFEVYQFLRAIGARYNFTADDEILVPTDNGDADNLEELIVARE from the exons ATGGTTCTGCATAGCTGGATTTTGAGTTACAATGTTGTTAGTTTCTTGTTGCTGATTAGTTGTGGCATGACCTATGGGACTGAGACTGATATCTTCTGCTTGAGAAGTATCAAAGAAGCCCTTGAAGACCCCAGTAACTATTTGAAGTTTTCTTGGGATTTCAACAACAGAACTGAAGGGTTCATCTGTAAGTTTATTGGGGTTGAGTGTTGGCACCCTGATGAGAACAGGGTCTTGAATCTCAAACTGTCCAATATGGGACTCAAAGGCCAGTTTCCTCGTGCCATTCAAAATTGCTCTAGCTTAACTGGGTTAGACCTTTCAATTAACAAACTCTCTGGAACCATTCCGGAAGATATATCTACTCTTGTACCATTTGTCACGTCTCTTGATctttcttcaaatgatttttctGGGGCGATTCCTGTGACTCTTTCAAATTGTACCTTTCTCAATAGCCTGAAACTTGATCAGAACGGACTCACTGGTCAGATTCCTCTACAACTTGGTATTCTCCCACGGATCAAGACGTTTTCTGTATCCTACAATCTTTTGATGGGGCAAGTTCCAAGCTTTGGCCATTCAGTTTCGGTAAATTATGCAAATAATCAAGGCCTATGTGGAGGTAATGGATTGGGGACTTGCCAAACCAAGAATTCTAAGAGTAACATGGCTGTTATTGCTGGAGCTGCCGCCGGTGGGGTGACTCTTGCGGCTTTAGGATTGGCTATTGGAATGTTCTTTTTTGTTCGACGTGTTTCTTTCAAGAAGGAAGAGGACCCCGAAGGAAACAAATGGGCAAGAAGTCTAAAAGGAACTAAACAAATTAAG GTTTCTATGTTTGAGAAATCAATCTCAAAAATGAAGTTGGTTGATCTCATGAAGGCTACTAACAACTTCAGTAATACCAATATCATTGGGTCAGGAAGAACAGGAACTGTTTACAAAGCTGTCATTGGAGATGGCACAACACTTATGGTTAAGAGATTACAGGAATCTCAGTATCCTGAAAAGGAATTCATGTCTGAGATGGGTACACTAGGGACTGTCAAGCATCGCAACCTTGTTCCTCTTTTAGGCTTTTGCATGGCCAAAAAGGAGAGGCTTTTGGTCTATAAAAACATGCCAAATGGCAATCTCCATGACCAACTCCATCCCGCCGATGGTGTGAGCACCCTTGACTGGACTACAAGACTCAAAATTGCAGTTGGAGCAGCCAAAGGGTTCGCATGGCTTCATCATAGCTGCAATCCCCGTATTATCCACCGAAACATAAGCTCAAAGTGCATCTTGTTGGACGCAGATTTTGAGCCAAAAATTTCTGATTTCGGCCTTGCCAGACTCATGAACCCAATTGATACCCATTTGAGTACTTTTGTAAATGGGGAGTTTGGTGATTTGGGTTATGTTGCTCCTGAGTACGCAAGAACTTTGATTGCCACACCCAAGGGGGATGTTTATAGCTTTGGGACTGTTCTCCTTGAGTTGGTGACTGGTGAAAGACCTACCAAtgtggctaaagctcaagaaacTTTTAAAGGAAATCTGGTAGAATGGATTACGGAGCTAACAAACAATGCAAAACTCCATGATGCCATTGATGAATCATTAGTCAACAAGGATGTTGACAGTGAGCTTTTCCAATTTCTGAAGGTTGCATGCAACTGTGTTCTGCCAACTCCAAAGGAGAGGCCAACCATGTTTGAAGTGTATCAGTTTTTAAGAGCTATTGGGGCTAGATACAATTTCACAGCTGATGATGAGATCTTGGTACCTACTGATAATGGCGATGCTGATAACTTGGAGGAACTTATTGTAGCTCGAGAATGA
- the LOC137818278 gene encoding FRIGIDA-like protein 3, which yields MEDTDSIATLIDSTTSKIQQLQKAFAELESYRAVTLNLKWKDLEEHFHGLEKTLKRRFHELEDQEKEFENKTRKAREILEKRQAAVYAKEQDTLQRLQEKRDAAVFDIMNARENRKVSPSDLAIVSNRGNGALCGEEKPVDVVSFGAQGKVEELELSPKIENVELSYPDLVKLCKEMDATGLHKFISDNRKNLAAVREEIPYALRAAPNAACLVLDSLEGFYCTEVSIQDVKKDANLLGLRRTCIMLMECLCDFLSNSDCVSNVISEDIKGRAKAVAKEWKPRLDALDMDASNGNSLEAHAFLQLLASFGIASGFNEEELYRLIPMVSRRRQSADLCRYLGLSEKMPGVIEVLVNSGRQIDAVNLAFAFDLTEQFSPITLLKSYLKDARKTSSPVKSVNSSPTAQIDVNERELIALKAVIKCIEDHKLDEQYPLDPLQKRVSQLEKAKADKKRVTEATKPQPKRPRANSAGYGPRVTNFPSDKTCYARVADRYPQYVYDRSYMYPGPTDSHCPPLMASATYNFSPNPANYFGNAYQYQPTYLH from the exons ATGGAAGACACGGATTCAATTGCTACGCTGATAGATTCTACAACTTCGAAGATACAACAGCTGCAAAAGGCGTTTGCTGAACTTGAAAGTTACCGTGCTGTTACTCTGAACTTGAAATGGAAAGATCTAGAGGAACATTTTCATGGTCTTGAGAAAACCTTGAAGAGGCGATTTCATGAATTGGAAGACCAGGAAAAAGAGTTTGAGAACAAAACGAGGAAGGCTCGGGAAATACTGGAAAAGCGGCAAGCAGCTGTTTATGCCAAGGAGCAAGACACATTGCAGAGGCTTCAGGAGAAGCGAGATGCTGCTGTATTTGATATTATGAATGCTCGAGAAAACAGGAAGGTTTCCCCAAGCGATTTGGCTATTGTCTCTAATAGGGGTAATGGGGCACTGTGTGGGGAGGAGAAACCAGTAGATGTTGTGTCCTTTGGGGCTCAAGGTAAAGTGGAAGAGCTGGAACTTTCTCCTAAAATTGAAAATGTGGAGTTGTCTTATCCAGACTTGGTAAAACTATGTAAAGAGATGGATGCTACCGGACTTCACAAATTCATATCTGATAATCGTAAGAACCTTGCTGCTGTAAGGGAGGAAATACCATATGCATTAAGAGCTGCTCCTAACGCTGCCTGTTTAGTTTTAGATTCTCTGGAAGGATTTTACTGTACAGAAGTGTCAATTCAGGATGTAAAGAAGGATGCTAACTTATTGGGCCTTCGCCGAACATGTATCATGCTGATGGAATGTCTGTGTGATTTCCTGAGCAACTCAGATTGTGTTTCTAATGTAATTTCAGAGGATATTAAAGGCAGGGCAAAGGCAGTTGCTAAGGAATGGAAACCCAGATTGGATGCTCTTGACATGGATGCTAGCAATGGGAATTCCTTGGAAGCTCATGCATTTTTGCAACTTCTAGCAAGTTTTGGTATTGCATCTGGTTTTAATGAGGAGGAGTTATACAGGCTAATTCCAATGGTATCTCGACGTCGCCAAAGTGCTGATTTGTGCCGTTACCTTGGGTTGTCAGAGAAGATGCCTG GTGTCATCGAAGTTTTGGTGAATAGCGGGCGGCAAATTGATGCTGTTAACTTGGCTTTTGCATTTGATCTTACAGAACAATTTTCACCCATTACTTTACTGAAGTCTTACTTGAAGGATGCTAGGAAAACTTCTTCTCCTGTCAAAAGTGTTAACTCATCTCCCACTGCACAG ATTGATGTTAATGAGCGAGAGCTGATTGCACTTAAGGCTGTAATTAAGTGCATTGAGGATCATAAACTCGATGAGCAGTATCCTCTGGATCCTCTCCAGAAACGAGTGAGCCAACTGGAGAAGGCGAAGGCTGACAAGAAAAGGGTAACTGAAGCAACAAAACCTCAACCGAAGAGACCCCGTGCTAACAGTGCTGGATATGGTCCACGTGTCACTAACTTTCCATCTGACAAAACTTGCTATGCTAGAGTTGCTGACAGGTATCCTCAATATGTGTATGACCGATCTTACATGTACCCTGGACCAACTGACAGTCACTGCCCCCCTCTCATGGCTTCTGCAACTTATAACTTCTCTCCTAATCCTGCCAACTACTTTGGGAATGCTTATCAGTACCAACCTACATATCTCCACTAG
- the LOC137812998 gene encoding uncharacterized protein, whose product MILLFGTTQSVVLESDENHIKSATFLSESFEVGPGKVAVKTLFDIDFPKGHIGVKSFDVEVVDEDGNSVPLYETYLHHWFAVKYIENITMSHYIKQSHDVSNGIEYERNDGACQGFLLPHHWGLGGESRGTSSNLPNPFAVELGNPTKIKHGFKEKWLFNIMVIDTRGAHDRKGCSECRCKLLNLPKDFYNVTTNINGQLLSRNYKGGLFCCQDNLQCKLRNGFHGPMRKLSLRYKIRWVDWDEHQVPLKFYILDSADRVRSNGSTPVHDCQVEYTIPRIHDSDSLHVKKANIPMTKGGYLIYGTAHMHTGVVNATLYGQDGRVLCTSNPKYGTGKEAGNEKGYLVGMSVCYPKPGSIKIKDGEILTVESRYENKFRTGAMGHFYIYLAEQIPNKDLNI is encoded by the exons atgATATTGTTGTTTGGCACAacacaatcagttgttttagaGTCTGATGAAAATCATATCAAATCAGCTACTTTTTTGTCTGAATCATTTGAAGTGGGGCCAGGAAAAGTTGCGGTGAAAACATTATTTGATATTGACTTTCCAAAGGGTCATATTGGGGTCAAGAGTTTTGATGTTGAAGTAGTCGATGAAGATGGTAATTCTGTACCTTTATATGAAACTTACCTTCATCATTGGTTTGCtgtaaaatatattgaaaatattaccATGTCACACTACATTAAACAATCTCACGACGTTAGCAATGGTATTGAATATGAGAGAAATGATGGTGCGTGCCAAGGTTTTTTGCTTCCACATCATTGGGGCTTGGGAGGAGAATCACGAGGAACATCCTCAAATCTTCCAAATCCTTTTGCAGTTGAATTAGGTAATCCTACAAAAATAAAGCACGGGTTTAAAGAAAAATGGTTATTTAACATCATGGTTATTGATACACGTGGCGCACATGATAGAAAAGGTTGTTCAGAGTGTAGGTGTAAGCTTTTAAATCTCCCAAAGGACTTTTACAATGTCACAACCAACATTAATGGTCAATTATTGTCTAGAAATTATAAAGGAGGACTCTTTTGTTGTCAAGACAACTTACAATGCAAATTAAGAAATGGTTTTCATGGTCCAATGAGAAAGCTTTCCCTAAGATACAAAATAAGGTGGGTTGATTGGGATGAACACCAAGTCCCTCTTAAGTTCTATATACTTGATTCAGCTGATCGTGTAAGATCAAATGGTTCTACACCAGTTCATGATTGTCAG GTAGAGTATACTATTCCAAGAATTCATGACAGTGACTCCCTTCACGTTAAGAAAGCAAACATCCCAATGACAAAAGGTGGTTATCTTATATATGGCACTGCTCATATGCACACCGGTGTTGTCAATGCTACTCTATATGGACAG GATGGAAGAGTTTTATGCACTTCAAATCCAAAATACGGAACAGGAAAAGAAGCAGGAAATGAAAAGGGTTACCTAGTTGGAATGTCGGTTTGTTATCCAAAACCTGGTTCTATCAAGATTAAAGATGGTGAAATTCTAACAGTAGAATCGAGATATGAAAACAAGTTTCGTACTGGGGCTATGGGGCATTTCTACATTTACTTGGCGGAACAAATACCAAACAAAGATTTGAACATTTGA